A single region of the Pseudorhodoplanes sp. genome encodes:
- a CDS encoding TerC family protein: protein MEVVLGIDNLIFISIVTNKLPPHQRERARRIGIGLALIFRLLLLGTIAIIVQLRQPIFTLFGHPFSWRDLILIAGGLFLVWKATKEIHHNVYANHAPDMFDAAPATAGFASVIGQILVLDLVFSIDSIITAVGMTEHVPIMVIAVLVAVGVMLLAATPLANFVAANPSVVMLALGFLIMIGTVLIAEGFGAHVPKGYVYTAMTFSVAIEALNLLARRVSQKQTQQRR from the coding sequence ATGGAAGTCGTCCTTGGCATCGACAACCTGATTTTCATCTCCATCGTCACCAACAAGCTGCCGCCGCATCAGCGCGAGCGCGCTCGGCGGATCGGCATCGGGCTGGCCCTGATCTTCAGGCTGTTGCTGCTCGGGACCATCGCCATCATCGTCCAACTGCGTCAGCCGATTTTCACGCTGTTCGGACATCCGTTCTCGTGGCGCGATCTGATCCTGATCGCTGGCGGACTGTTCCTGGTCTGGAAGGCGACCAAGGAAATCCACCATAACGTCTATGCCAATCACGCCCCCGACATGTTCGACGCGGCGCCCGCGACCGCGGGCTTTGCCTCGGTGATCGGACAGATCCTCGTACTTGATCTCGTCTTCTCGATCGACAGCATCATCACCGCGGTGGGCATGACCGAACATGTGCCGATCATGGTGATCGCGGTGCTGGTCGCGGTCGGCGTGATGCTGCTGGCGGCGACGCCGCTCGCGAACTTCGTCGCGGCCAATCCCTCGGTCGTGATGCTGGCGCTCGGATTCCTGATCATGATCGGCACGGTGCTGATCGCGGAAGGTTTCGGCGCGCATGTGCCGAAGGGCTACGTCTACACGGCGATGACATTCTCGGTGGCGATCGAGGCGCTGAATCTGCTTGCGCGCCGCGTTTCGCAAAAGCAGACACAGCAGCGAAGATAA
- a CDS encoding P-II family nitrogen regulator: MKIVMAIIKPFKLDEVRDALTAIGVHGMTVTEVKGYGRQKGHTEIYRGTEYAVSFLPKLKIEVAVATNQVDKVIEAITGAAKTGQIGDGKIFVFGLDHAVRIRTGETDASAL, from the coding sequence ATGAAAATCGTCATGGCCATCATCAAGCCGTTCAAGCTCGACGAGGTTCGCGACGCGCTAACCGCGATCGGGGTGCACGGCATGACCGTCACTGAGGTCAAGGGCTACGGGCGTCAGAAAGGGCACACTGAAATCTATCGCGGCACTGAATACGCCGTGAGTTTCCTGCCCAAACTCAAGATCGAGGTCGCGGTCGCTACCAATCAGGTCGACAAAGTCATCGAAGCCATCACCGGCGCCGCCAAGACCGGGCAGATCGGCGACGGCAAGATCTTTGTCTTCGGTCTGGATCACGCCGTGCGCATCCGCACCGGCGAGACGGACGCATCAGCCCTCTAA
- a CDS encoding aminotransferase class I/II-fold pyridoxal phosphate-dependent enzyme: MFMTVADRVSPPSPARASDARSPFARLNDLLALITPGKTPINCAVGEPQHPVPSFVGPTLAANIGDFGRYPANKGTDEFRRAVVRWLFWRYRLPRPLDPEHDVLVLNGTREGLFLAAIAAKHFVAPRKGMPAILVPNPCYAAYTAGARGAECEIMYLPATAASGFLPDLDALSEDLFARTVAFYLATPANPQGAVADENYLARLVALARRFGFLVFADECYSEIYSGDPPPGMLEVAGPDYANVVVFHSLSKRSSLPGLRVGFAAGDRNFLTRFLDMRNTAAPQVPMPAQAVAIAAYGDETHVEENRRLYAEKFDLADQIIGTRFGYRRPAGGFFLWLDVSAQGGSVKVAERLWREAGLRVLPGGYAAQTDAQGNNPGADYIRIAMVHDKDTTAEALRRLIAVLG, from the coding sequence ATGTTCATGACCGTCGCCGATCGCGTCTCGCCGCCATCCCCCGCCCGGGCTTCCGACGCGCGGTCTCCTTTCGCGCGGCTGAACGATCTTTTGGCGCTGATCACGCCCGGCAAGACTCCCATCAATTGCGCAGTCGGCGAGCCGCAGCATCCCGTGCCATCCTTTGTCGGACCGACACTGGCCGCCAATATCGGCGATTTCGGCCGCTATCCCGCCAACAAGGGCACCGACGAATTCCGCCGCGCCGTCGTGCGCTGGCTGTTCTGGCGCTACCGCCTGCCGCGCCCGCTCGATCCTGAGCACGACGTGCTGGTGCTCAATGGCACACGCGAGGGTCTTTTTCTCGCGGCCATCGCCGCCAAGCATTTCGTCGCACCGCGCAAGGGCATGCCTGCGATCCTGGTGCCCAATCCCTGCTACGCCGCCTACACCGCCGGTGCGCGTGGCGCTGAATGCGAGATCATGTATCTGCCGGCGACCGCAGCATCCGGTTTTCTGCCAGACCTCGACGCGCTGAGCGAGGACCTGTTCGCGCGCACGGTCGCCTTCTATCTGGCGACGCCCGCCAACCCGCAGGGCGCAGTGGCCGATGAAAACTATCTCGCGCGTCTGGTCGCACTGGCGCGCCGCTTCGGCTTCCTCGTCTTCGCCGACGAATGCTATTCCGAAATCTACTCTGGCGACCCGCCGCCCGGCATGCTCGAAGTCGCGGGGCCCGACTACGCGAATGTGGTCGTGTTTCATTCGCTGTCGAAACGATCGAGCCTGCCGGGGCTGCGCGTCGGTTTCGCCGCCGGCGACCGCAATTTTCTCACCCGCTTTCTTGACATGCGCAACACTGCCGCACCGCAGGTTCCAATGCCGGCGCAGGCGGTCGCCATCGCCGCCTATGGCGATGAAACGCACGTCGAAGAAAACCGTCGGCTGTATGCCGAAAAATTCGATCTTGCCGATCAGATCATCGGTACTCGCTTCGGCTATCGGCGCCCCGCCGGCGGATTTTTTCTCTGGCTCGACGTGTCCGCGCAGGGCGGAAGCGTAAAGGTCGCCGAAAGATTGTGGCGCGAGGCCGGCCTCCGCGTTCTGCCGGGCGGGTATGCGGCGCAGACCGACGCGCAAGGCAACAATCCCGGCGCCGACTACATCCGGATTGCAATGGTGCACGACAAAGACACAACCGCCGAAGCCCTGCGCCGGCTGATCGCGGTGCTCGGGTGA
- a CDS encoding ammonium transporter: MVTTTSAFAEAAAEAPKLDTGDTAWMLTSTALVLMMTIPGLALFYGGMVRQKNVLATIMQSFAICCLVTVLWMVLGYSLAFTEGGEGMNAYIGSFSKAMLAGVNNGTVNSLAATIPEWVFITFQMTFAIITPALITGAFAERMKFSALMWFMGLWLIFCYVPIAHWVWGGGFLGGAGVLDFAGGTVVHINAGVAGLVACIIIGKRKGFGSSNLAPHNLTWSLIGASLLWVGWFGFNAGSAVGANALAGAAMVNTQVATAAAALGWMFCEWIVIKKPSLLGIISGAIAGLVAITPAAGFVNPTGALIIGALAGVGCYIAAVHVKKALGYDDSLDVFGVHGVGGIIGAILTGVFADAAINELGKDASVMTQIYGVAVTIIYTAIVTAIILFIVKIVIGLRPTAAEEEEGLDLSLHGESVQH; encoded by the coding sequence ATGGTAACGACGACGTCAGCCTTCGCGGAGGCCGCGGCCGAAGCGCCCAAGCTCGACACCGGCGACACCGCGTGGATGCTGACATCCACCGCGCTCGTTCTGATGATGACCATTCCCGGCCTTGCGCTGTTTTACGGCGGCATGGTGCGTCAGAAGAACGTGCTCGCCACGATCATGCAGAGCTTTGCAATTTGCTGCCTGGTCACCGTTCTCTGGATGGTGCTCGGATACTCACTCGCCTTCACCGAAGGCGGCGAAGGCATGAACGCCTATATCGGCAGCTTCTCCAAGGCGATGCTGGCCGGCGTGAACAACGGCACGGTGAATTCGCTCGCCGCGACGATCCCGGAATGGGTGTTCATCACCTTCCAGATGACCTTCGCTATCATCACGCCTGCCCTGATCACCGGCGCCTTCGCCGAACGCATGAAGTTCTCTGCCTTGATGTGGTTCATGGGCCTGTGGCTGATCTTCTGCTACGTCCCGATCGCACATTGGGTCTGGGGCGGCGGCTTCCTCGGCGGCGCCGGCGTGCTCGACTTCGCCGGCGGCACTGTCGTCCACATCAACGCCGGCGTTGCGGGCCTCGTGGCATGCATCATCATCGGCAAGCGCAAGGGCTTTGGCTCGTCCAATCTCGCGCCGCATAACCTGACCTGGTCGCTGATCGGCGCCTCTCTGCTGTGGGTCGGCTGGTTCGGCTTCAACGCGGGCTCGGCGGTCGGCGCCAATGCGCTGGCGGGCGCGGCCATGGTCAACACCCAGGTTGCCACCGCTGCCGCGGCGCTGGGCTGGATGTTCTGTGAGTGGATCGTGATCAAGAAGCCGAGCCTGCTCGGCATCATTTCAGGCGCCATCGCCGGTCTGGTGGCGATCACGCCGGCGGCTGGCTTCGTCAACCCGACCGGTGCGCTGATCATCGGCGCTCTTGCCGGTGTCGGCTGTTACATCGCGGCCGTCCACGTCAAGAAGGCGCTCGGCTACGACGACTCGCTTGATGTATTCGGCGTCCACGGCGTCGGCGGCATCATCGGCGCGATCCTGACCGGCGTGTTCGCGGATGCAGCGATCAACGAACTCGGCAAGGACGCCAGCGTGATGACGCAGATCTACGGCGTCGCAGTCACGATCATCTACACCGCCATCGTCACCGCGATCATTCTCTTCATCGTCAAGATCGTGATCGGGCTGCGCCCGACCGCGGCGGAAGAAGAAGAGGGCCTCGATCTGTCACTGCACGGCGAGAGTGTGCAGCACTAG